One stretch of Bosea vaviloviae DNA includes these proteins:
- the urtB gene encoding urea ABC transporter permease subunit UrtB: MRIVSCLLRMIALATLLALQPSAASAQGSPQAADEAFTRLGADSFSDTNRAIEILIANAHPQAAIIIEALADGRLLAGGGAVVVKTKDGKLLDARTGAALASEPPGLGAVRLNNGVRRNIQAALGGLGLLNPDAGKRIAAAEAVFKSRDVSVLPVLETAIGKETDTRAKAALRQAQAAILIAKADAPPFDRLAAVDVLRERGDQDALATLRSLPGDATSALKDAQARAITDIEGKLALWRTAQNLWYGLSLGSVLLLAAIGLAITFGVMGVINMAHGEMVMLGAYTTFIVQEVIRTRFPGLFDYSLAIALPLAFLVAALVGIAIERGVIRFLYGRPLETLLATWGISLILQQAVRTAFGPTNREVGAPAFMSGAFDLGGLAITWNRLWIIVFAALVFGALLAILKLTPIGLQMRAVTQNRRMASAMGIRTGRVDALTFGLGSGVAGLAGVALSQIDNVSPNLGQSYIIDSFMVVVFGGVGNLWGTLVGAMTLGIANKLLEPYAGAVLGKIALLVFIILFIQKRPRGLFAQKGRAVEA, translated from the coding sequence ATGCGAATTGTGTCCTGCCTTCTGCGCATGATCGCGCTAGCGACGCTGCTTGCGCTCCAGCCGAGCGCCGCGTCGGCCCAGGGTTCGCCCCAAGCCGCCGACGAGGCCTTTACCAGGCTCGGCGCCGACAGCTTTTCCGACACCAATCGCGCCATCGAGATCCTGATCGCGAACGCCCATCCGCAGGCCGCAATCATCATCGAGGCGCTGGCCGATGGCCGGCTTCTGGCCGGAGGCGGCGCGGTCGTCGTCAAGACCAAGGATGGCAAGCTACTCGACGCCAGGACCGGCGCTGCGCTTGCCTCGGAACCGCCGGGCCTCGGCGCCGTGCGGCTCAACAATGGCGTCCGCCGCAATATCCAGGCTGCGCTCGGCGGGCTCGGCCTGCTCAATCCCGATGCCGGCAAGCGCATCGCCGCGGCCGAAGCCGTATTCAAGTCTCGCGATGTCAGCGTGCTGCCGGTGCTGGAGACCGCGATCGGCAAGGAAACCGATACCCGCGCCAAGGCTGCCTTGCGCCAGGCCCAGGCCGCCATCCTGATCGCCAAGGCGGACGCGCCGCCCTTCGACCGCCTCGCCGCCGTTGACGTGCTGCGCGAGCGCGGTGACCAGGATGCGCTCGCGACGCTGCGCTCGCTGCCCGGCGACGCCACGTCTGCATTGAAGGACGCGCAGGCACGGGCGATCACCGATATCGAGGGCAAGCTGGCGCTGTGGCGCACCGCTCAGAACCTCTGGTACGGGCTCTCGCTCGGCTCCGTGCTGCTGCTGGCGGCGATCGGGCTCGCCATCACCTTCGGGGTGATGGGCGTGATCAACATGGCCCATGGCGAGATGGTGATGCTCGGGGCCTATACGACCTTCATCGTCCAGGAGGTCATCCGCACCCGCTTCCCCGGCCTGTTCGACTATTCGCTGGCGATCGCCCTGCCGCTGGCCTTCCTCGTCGCCGCTCTCGTCGGCATCGCGATCGAGCGCGGCGTCATCCGCTTCCTCTATGGCCGGCCATTGGAGACGCTGCTCGCGACCTGGGGCATCAGCCTGATCCTGCAGCAGGCGGTGCGCACCGCCTTCGGCCCGACCAATCGCGAGGTCGGCGCCCCCGCCTTCATGTCGGGCGCCTTCGATCTCGGCGGCCTCGCCATCACCTGGAACCGGCTCTGGATCATCGTCTTCGCGGCACTGGTGTTCGGGGCGCTGCTGGCGATCCTGAAGCTGACGCCGATCGGGCTGCAGATGCGCGCCGTCACCCAGAACCGGCGCATGGCCTCGGCAATGGGCATTCGCACCGGACGTGTCGATGCGCTGACCTTCGGGCTGGGCTCGGGTGTAGCGGGGCTCGCCGGTGTCGCACTCTCGCAGATCGACAATGTCAGCCCCAATCTCGGCCAGAGCTACATCATCGATAGTTTCATGGTCGTGGTCTTCGGCGGGGTCGGCAACCTCTGGGGCACGCTGGTCGGCGCGATGACGCTCGGCATCGCCAACAAGCTGCTCGAGCCTTATGCCGGCGCGGTCCTCGGCAAGATCGCGCTGCTGGTCTTCATCATCCTGTTCATCCAGAAACGCCCGCGCGGCCTGTTCGCGCAAAAGGGCAGGGCGGTGGAAGCATGA
- a CDS encoding Lrp/AsnC family transcriptional regulator, whose product MVEKLDRTDLKILRLLQADGRLGNAEIAKRVNTSPATCHRRIQRLFSEGYISSVRAQVSPQHVEMGTLAFVGVVLDRSTPESFGDFEAAIRNMPTVLDCHIVAGDFDYFLKIRVRDMADFNKLHADKLIALPGVRQTRTFFVMKEVVDNAPLAF is encoded by the coding sequence ATGGTTGAAAAACTCGACCGAACCGACCTCAAAATCCTGCGCCTGCTGCAGGCGGATGGGCGGCTCGGCAATGCCGAGATCGCCAAACGGGTCAACACCAGCCCCGCCACATGCCATCGGCGGATCCAGCGCCTGTTCAGCGAGGGCTATATTTCGTCGGTGCGCGCGCAGGTCTCGCCGCAACATGTCGAGATGGGCACGCTGGCCTTCGTCGGCGTGGTGCTGGATCGCTCCACGCCCGAAAGCTTCGGCGATTTCGAGGCCGCCATCCGGAACATGCCCACCGTCCTCGATTGCCACATCGTCGCCGGCGATTTCGACTATTTCCTCAAGATCCGCGTCAGGGACATGGCCGATTTCAACAAGCTGCACGCCGACAAGCTGATCGCGTTGCCAGGCGTGCGGCAGACGCGGACCTTCTTCGTGATGAAGGAGGTCGTCGACAACGCCCCGCTCGCGTTTTGA
- the urtE gene encoding urea ABC transporter ATP-binding subunit UrtE yields the protein MLSVDAIDLHYGAAQALRRVSVTAEIGKVTCVMGRNGVGKTSLMRAIVGHQAISGGKISFGGEDISKLRSEDRARAGIAYVPQGREVFPLLSVKENLETGYAPLPRKERYVPSELFDLFPVLKSMLGRRGGDLSGGQQQQLAIARALVTRPKLLVLDEPTEGIQPSIIKDIGRAIDYLRSKGDMAIVLVEQYFDFARDLADTMFVMERGEVVLSGPMAELDANQVQRLIQV from the coding sequence ATGCTGAGCGTCGACGCCATCGATCTCCATTACGGCGCAGCCCAGGCGCTCCGTCGCGTCTCGGTCACGGCCGAGATCGGCAAGGTCACTTGCGTGATGGGCCGCAACGGTGTCGGCAAGACCTCGCTGATGCGCGCCATCGTCGGCCACCAGGCGATCTCGGGCGGCAAGATCAGCTTTGGCGGCGAGGACATCTCGAAGCTGCGCAGCGAGGATCGCGCACGCGCCGGCATCGCCTATGTACCGCAGGGGCGGGAGGTGTTCCCGCTGCTGAGCGTGAAGGAAAATCTGGAGACGGGTTATGCGCCCTTGCCCCGCAAGGAGCGCTACGTGCCCAGCGAACTGTTTGACCTATTCCCCGTGCTGAAATCGATGTTGGGGCGGCGCGGTGGAGACCTCTCGGGTGGCCAGCAACAGCAACTCGCCATCGCGCGGGCGCTAGTCACCCGGCCCAAATTACTGGTGCTGGACGAGCCGACCGAGGGCATCCAGCCCTCGATCATCAAGGATATCGGTCGCGCGATCGACTACCTGCGCTCCAAGGGCGACATGGCGATCGTGCTGGTCGAGCAATATTTCGACTTCGCCCGCGACCTTGCCGACACGATGTTCGTGATGGAGCGCGGCGAGGTCGTGCTGTCGGGGCCGATGGCCGAGCTCGACGCCAATCAGGTCCAGCGCTTGATCCAGGTGTGA
- the urtA gene encoding urea ABC transporter substrate-binding protein, with amino-acid sequence MSVSNTRRVILGAALAGATFLGTLLPAAAQETIKVGILHSLSGTMAISETTLKDVMLMLIDEQNKKGGVLGKKLEAVVVDPASNWPLFAEKARELIAKDKVSAVFGCWTSVSRKSVLPVFKELNSILFYPVQYEGEESERNVFYTGAAPNQQAIPAVDYLAKEEKVQRWVLAGTDYVYPRTTNKVLEAYLKSKGVKAEDIMINYTPFGHSDWQTIVSDIKKFGSAGKKTAVVSTINGDANVPFYKELGNQGIKATDIPVVAFSVGEEELAGIDTKPLLGHLAAWNYFQSVKTPENEAFIKQWKAYKKNEKAVTNDPMEAHVIGFAMWVKAVEKAKSFDPDKVIDALPGIEAPNLTGGVSKMLPNHHITKPVLIGEIKADGQFDVVSKTGLVAGDAWSKELDGSKDLIGDWVEKKCGNFNVKTGKCGGA; translated from the coding sequence ATGTCCGTGAGCAATACTCGTCGCGTTATTTTGGGCGCTGCACTTGCAGGCGCCACTTTTCTGGGGACGCTCCTGCCGGCCGCAGCGCAGGAGACCATCAAGGTCGGCATCCTGCATTCGCTCTCGGGCACGATGGCGATTTCCGAGACGACGTTGAAGGACGTCATGCTCATGCTCATCGACGAGCAGAACAAGAAGGGCGGCGTGCTCGGCAAGAAGCTCGAAGCCGTCGTCGTCGACCCCGCCTCGAACTGGCCGCTCTTTGCCGAGAAGGCGCGCGAACTGATCGCCAAGGACAAGGTCTCGGCCGTGTTCGGCTGCTGGACCTCGGTGTCGCGCAAATCCGTGCTGCCGGTCTTCAAGGAGCTGAATTCGATCCTGTTCTACCCCGTCCAGTACGAGGGCGAGGAGTCGGAGCGTAACGTCTTCTATACCGGCGCCGCGCCGAACCAGCAGGCCATTCCCGCGGTCGATTATCTCGCCAAGGAGGAGAAGGTTCAGCGCTGGGTGCTCGCCGGCACCGACTACGTCTATCCGCGCACGACCAACAAGGTCCTCGAGGCCTATCTCAAGTCCAAGGGCGTCAAGGCCGAGGACATCATGATCAACTACACGCCGTTCGGTCATTCCGACTGGCAGACGATCGTGTCCGACATCAAGAAGTTCGGCTCGGCCGGCAAGAAGACCGCCGTGGTCTCGACCATCAACGGCGATGCCAACGTGCCGTTCTACAAGGAGCTCGGCAACCAGGGCATCAAGGCGACGGATATCCCAGTCGTGGCCTTCTCGGTGGGTGAGGAAGAGCTCGCCGGCATCGACACCAAGCCGCTGCTCGGCCATCTCGCTGCATGGAACTACTTCCAGTCGGTGAAGACGCCGGAGAACGAGGCCTTCATCAAGCAGTGGAAGGCCTACAAGAAGAACGAGAAGGCCGTCACCAACGATCCGATGGAAGCCCATGTCATCGGCTTCGCCATGTGGGTCAAGGCGGTCGAGAAGGCCAAGAGCTTCGATCCCGACAAGGTCATCGACGCGCTGCCGGGCATCGAGGCGCCTAACCTGACCGGCGGCGTCTCGAAGATGCTCCCGAACCACCACATCACCAAGCCCGTGCTGATCGGCGAGATCAAGGCCGACGGCCAGTTCGACGTGGTCTCGAAGACCGGTCTCGTCGCTGGCGACGCCTGGTCGAAGGAGCTCGACGGCTCCAAGGACCTGATCGGCGACTGGGTCGAGAAGAAGTGCGGCAACTTCAACGTCAAGACCGGCAAATGCGGCGGCGCGTGA
- the urtC gene encoding urea ABC transporter permease subunit UrtC, with protein MITRFLIQGMDKRGLVFLAVLAVLAVLVPLANLLLPPGSLLHVPTSTMSLWGKYLCYALLAISLDLVWGYCGILSLGHGAFFALGGYAMGMYLMRQIGSRGTYGNPILPDFMVFLNWSELPWYWYGFSSFPFAMLMVLAVPGLLAFVFGWFAFRSRVTGVYLSIITQALTYALLLAFFRNDMGFGGNNGLTDFKEIVGFNVQAQSTRAALFSMTCVMLIAGFLIARGIVSSKLGKVVIAIRDAESRTRFLGYRVDRFKLFVFTVSACMAGVAGALYVPQVGIINPSEFAPANSIETVIWVAVGGRGTLVGAALGAVVVNYAKTVFTSGFMAPYWLFALGALFVFVTLFMPKGILGTAQDWWARRKAPPKPSPAAEPAPAE; from the coding sequence ATGATCACCCGCTTCCTCATCCAGGGCATGGACAAGCGCGGCCTCGTCTTCCTCGCCGTGCTGGCAGTGCTGGCGGTTCTCGTCCCGCTCGCCAATCTGCTCCTGCCGCCGGGCTCGCTCTTGCACGTGCCGACCTCGACCATGTCGCTCTGGGGCAAATATCTCTGCTACGCGCTGCTGGCGATCTCGCTCGATCTGGTCTGGGGCTATTGCGGCATCCTGAGCCTCGGCCACGGCGCCTTCTTCGCGCTCGGCGGCTACGCCATGGGCATGTATCTGATGCGCCAGATCGGCTCGCGCGGAACCTATGGCAACCCGATCCTGCCCGATTTCATGGTCTTCCTGAACTGGAGCGAGTTGCCCTGGTACTGGTACGGCTTCTCCTCTTTTCCCTTCGCCATGCTGATGGTCCTGGCCGTGCCAGGCCTGCTCGCCTTCGTCTTCGGCTGGTTTGCCTTCCGCTCCCGCGTCACCGGCGTCTATCTCTCGATCATCACCCAGGCGCTGACCTATGCGCTGCTGCTGGCCTTCTTCCGCAACGATATGGGTTTTGGCGGCAATAACGGCCTGACCGACTTCAAGGAGATCGTCGGCTTCAACGTCCAGGCGCAATCGACGCGCGCGGCGCTGTTCTCGATGACCTGCGTCATGCTGATCGCCGGCTTCCTGATCGCGCGCGGCATCGTCTCGTCGAAACTCGGCAAGGTGGTGATCGCGATCCGCGATGCGGAATCCCGCACGCGCTTCCTCGGCTACCGGGTTGACCGCTTCAAGCTCTTCGTCTTCACCGTCTCGGCCTGCATGGCGGGCGTCGCCGGCGCGCTCTACGTGCCGCAGGTCGGCATCATCAATCCCAGCGAATTCGCGCCGGCGAACTCGATCGAGACCGTGATCTGGGTCGCCGTCGGCGGGCGCGGCACGCTGGTTGGCGCGGCCTTGGGCGCTGTCGTCGTCAACTACGCCAAGACCGTCTTCACCTCGGGCTTCATGGCGCCGTATTGGTTGTTCGCGCTCGGCGCGCTCTTCGTCTTCGTCACCCTGTTCATGCCCAAGGGCATCCTGGGCACGGCGCAGGATTGGTGGGCCAGGCGCAAGGCGCCGCCGAAGCCGTCGCCTGCGGCCGAACCGGCTCCGGCGGAGTAA
- the urtD gene encoding urea ABC transporter ATP-binding protein UrtD, whose translation MNASVPGALTSSLLYLDGVSVSFDGFKAIRGLSLTIEPGEMRAIIGPNGAGKTTMMDIITGKTRPDVGTVMFGGSVDLTKLDEAAIANLGIGRKFQKPTVFDFHSIEDNILLALKSKRTVARTLFWKTAAADAKRIDDILGIIKLGDARDRLAGSLSHGQKQWLEIGMLLAQDPKLLLVDEPAAGMTDGETAETATLLKEIAKDHSVIVVEHDMGFIRELGVKVTVLHEGSVLAEGPLDQVSANERVVEVYLGR comes from the coding sequence ATGAACGCTTCCGTTCCCGGCGCACTCACCTCCTCGCTGCTCTATCTCGACGGCGTCAGCGTCTCCTTCGACGGTTTCAAGGCCATTCGCGGGCTTTCGCTGACCATCGAGCCCGGCGAGATGCGCGCCATCATCGGCCCCAACGGTGCCGGCAAGACCACGATGATGGACATCATCACCGGCAAGACCCGGCCCGATGTCGGCACGGTGATGTTTGGCGGCTCCGTCGATCTGACCAAGCTCGACGAGGCGGCGATCGCCAATCTCGGCATCGGCCGCAAGTTCCAGAAGCCGACGGTGTTTGATTTCCACAGCATCGAGGACAACATCCTGCTGGCGCTGAAATCGAAGCGCACGGTGGCCAGGACCTTGTTCTGGAAGACCGCGGCTGCGGACGCCAAGCGCATCGACGATATCCTCGGCATCATCAAGCTCGGCGATGCCCGTGACAGGCTCGCGGGCTCGCTCTCGCATGGCCAGAAGCAGTGGCTCGAGATCGGCATGCTCTTGGCGCAGGATCCAAAGCTCCTGCTGGTCGACGAGCCCGCCGCCGGCATGACCGATGGCGAGACGGCCGAGACGGCCACCCTCCTCAAGGAGATCGCCAAGGATCATTCGGTCATCGTGGTCGAGCATGACATGGGCTTCATCCGCGAACTCGGCGTGAAGGTGACCGTGCTGCATGAAGGCTCGGTTCTGGCCGAGGGGCCGCTCGACCAGGTCAGCGCCAATGAGCGTGTCGTCGAAGTGTATCTGGGGAGGTGA